From the genome of Elusimicrobiaceae bacterium, one region includes:
- a CDS encoding prepilin-type N-terminal cleavage/methylation domain-containing protein — MKKGFTLIELLIVVLIIGVLTAIALPQYQTATDKSRYATLMP, encoded by the coding sequence ATGAAAAAAGGTTTCACGTTAATTGAATTATTAATAGTTGTGTTAATTATCGGTGTGTTAACTGCAATTGCTTTGCCGCAGTACCAAACCGCCACCGATAAAAGCCGGTACGCTACTTTGATGCCG
- a CDS encoding metallophosphoesterase, whose protein sequence is MDNIRPQRQIIVVGDVHGQYDAFVTILRHAGLIDGQLNWCGRRNRLIQMGDILDRGPKPRQVDDLLDKIQQQANAEQGEVIRLVGNHELELLMSNFLISGFGKEEARYMRDKIKRQVLDFEVRAAYAYKGFLFTHAGVTHKLMKIFKMQLDELTENNVSLMINMVFREAIKHEFFRHPIFNISLHRSGTDKFGGIFWEDLDDLLASCPRSELRQVVGHTPVEEIVVDNGHNIIPVDVGLQNNLQYLKIVGDTATPITVS, encoded by the coding sequence ATGGACAACATCAGACCACAAAGGCAAATTATTGTTGTAGGGGATGTGCACGGCCAGTACGATGCATTTGTAACGATTTTGCGCCATGCCGGACTAATTGACGGACAACTCAATTGGTGCGGGCGGCGTAATCGGTTAATACAAATGGGAGATATTTTGGACCGTGGTCCTAAGCCGCGCCAAGTGGACGATTTGTTAGATAAAATTCAGCAGCAGGCCAATGCCGAACAAGGAGAAGTGATCCGGTTGGTGGGCAATCATGAGTTAGAACTGCTCATGAGCAATTTTTTAATTTCCGGTTTTGGCAAAGAAGAAGCGCGTTATATGCGTGATAAAATAAAACGCCAAGTGCTGGACTTTGAAGTGCGCGCCGCGTATGCTTATAAAGGGTTTTTGTTTACGCATGCGGGAGTGACGCATAAGCTGATGAAAATTTTTAAAATGCAATTAGATGAGCTGACAGAAAATAATGTGTCTCTAATGATTAATATGGTTTTTCGAGAGGCGATTAAGCATGAATTTTTCCGACATCCTATTTTCAATATCAGCTTGCACCGTAGCGGAACAGATAAATTCGGCGGTATTTTCTGGGAAGATTTGGACGATTTATTAGCTTCGTGTCCTCGTAGTGAACTGCGGCAAGTGGTGGGGCACACGCCGGTAGAAGAAATTGTGGTGGATAACGGCCACAACATTATTCCGGTGGATGTGGGATTACAAAATAACTTGCAATATCTAAAAATTGTGGGTGATACCGCCACTCCTATTACAGTATCTTAA